One stretch of Jiangella gansuensis DSM 44835 DNA includes these proteins:
- a CDS encoding NUDIX hydrolase: MTRPTEHSSDLGEWRDDDGVWFRRAARVIAVDDTGRVLMMRGVDPADPGHVWWITPGGGLEPDEDERAGAVRELFEETGVRLTAPDLAGPVAVRSATFSFMGRPYRQDEVLFFARLRGTAEQLVTTGWTPVEQASVTELRWCIPDELATVGEPVYPPALPDLVRGLLAAGWDGTAPTVD; this comes from the coding sequence GTGACCAGGCCGACGGAGCACAGCTCCGATCTGGGGGAGTGGCGCGACGACGACGGCGTCTGGTTCCGCCGGGCAGCGCGCGTCATCGCGGTGGACGACACCGGGCGGGTGCTGATGATGCGCGGTGTCGACCCCGCCGACCCGGGCCACGTCTGGTGGATCACCCCCGGCGGCGGGCTGGAACCGGACGAGGACGAGCGGGCCGGCGCGGTGCGCGAGCTGTTCGAGGAGACCGGCGTCCGGCTCACGGCGCCCGACCTGGCCGGCCCGGTCGCGGTGCGCAGCGCCACCTTCAGCTTCATGGGCCGCCCGTACCGGCAGGACGAGGTGCTCTTCTTCGCCCGGCTCCGCGGTACGGCCGAACAGCTGGTCACCACCGGCTGGACCCCGGTCGAGCAGGCGTCGGTCACCGAGTTGCGCTGGTGCATCCCGGACGAACTGGCGACCGTGGGGGAACCGGTCTACCCGCCGGCGCTGCCGGACCTCGTGCGCGGTCTGCTGGCCGCCGGCTGGGACGGCACGGCGCCCACCGTCGACTGA
- the pdxS gene encoding pyridoxal 5'-phosphate synthase lyase subunit PdxS, with product MDVTTTLSSREVAAAVSEETQSTVGTARVKRGMAEMLKGGVIMDVVTPEQARIAEDAGAVAVMALERVPADIRAQGGVARMSDPDLIDGIIDAVSIPVMAKARIGHFVEAQVLQSLGVDYIDESEVLTPADYEHHIDKWQFTVPFVCGATNLGEALRRITEGAAMIRSKGEAGTGDVSNATTHMRQLRDQITRLASLPEDELYVAAKELQAPYELVREVAQAGKLPVVLFTAGGIATPADAAMMMQLGAEGVFVGSGIFKSGDPARRAEAIVKATTFYNDPDTLAKVSRGLGEAMVGINVADVPEPHRLAERGW from the coding sequence ATGGACGTGACCACCACCCTGTCGAGTCGCGAGGTTGCAGCAGCAGTGTCCGAAGAGACGCAGTCCACTGTCGGTACCGCCCGGGTCAAGCGCGGCATGGCCGAGATGCTCAAGGGTGGTGTGATCATGGACGTGGTCACCCCGGAGCAGGCGCGCATCGCCGAAGACGCCGGAGCCGTCGCCGTCATGGCGCTCGAGCGGGTGCCGGCCGACATCCGCGCCCAAGGCGGCGTGGCCCGCATGAGCGACCCCGACCTCATCGACGGCATCATCGACGCGGTGTCCATCCCGGTCATGGCGAAGGCGCGTATCGGGCACTTCGTCGAGGCGCAGGTCCTGCAGAGCCTCGGCGTCGACTACATCGACGAGTCCGAGGTGCTCACCCCGGCCGACTACGAGCACCACATCGACAAGTGGCAGTTCACCGTGCCGTTCGTGTGCGGCGCCACCAACCTCGGCGAGGCGCTGCGGCGCATCACCGAGGGCGCGGCCATGATCCGGTCGAAGGGCGAGGCCGGCACCGGCGACGTCTCCAACGCCACCACCCACATGCGCCAGCTGCGCGACCAGATCACCCGGCTTGCGTCGCTGCCGGAGGACGAGCTGTACGTCGCGGCCAAGGAGCTGCAGGCTCCGTACGAGCTGGTCCGCGAGGTCGCGCAGGCGGGCAAGCTCCCGGTGGTGCTGTTCACCGCCGGCGGCATCGCCACCCCGGCTGACGCGGCCATGATGATGCAGCTCGGCGCCGAGGGCGTCTTCGTCGGTTCCGGCATCTTCAAGTCCGGCGACCCTGCCCGCCGGGCCGAGGCCATCGTCAAGGCCACCACGTTCTACAACGACCCGGACACGCTGGCGAAGGTGTCGCGTGGCCTCGGTGAGGCGATGGTGGGCATCAACGTCGCCGACGTGCCCGAGCCGCACCGGCTGGCCGAGCGCGGCTGGTGA
- the pdxT gene encoding pyridoxal 5'-phosphate synthase glutaminase subunit PdxT — protein sequence MPQPTVGVLALQGDVREHQRVLTELGAGTVAVRTPEELDRVDALVVPGGESTTMWRLARSFGLLEPLRRRIAAGLPAYGSCAGMIMLADRIEGGVAGQETVGGMDITVRRNAFGRQVDSFEADLDFPALGTAVPPFRAVFIRAPWVEKVGDGVDVLARVASGASAGRIVAVRQGPLLATSFHPELTADARVHALFLDIVKEA from the coding sequence GTGCCCCAGCCCACCGTGGGGGTCCTGGCCCTGCAGGGCGACGTCCGCGAGCACCAGCGCGTGCTGACCGAGCTCGGTGCCGGCACCGTGGCCGTGCGCACGCCGGAGGAGCTCGACCGCGTCGACGCCCTGGTCGTGCCGGGCGGCGAGTCCACCACCATGTGGCGGCTGGCGCGCAGCTTCGGACTGCTCGAACCGCTGCGCCGGCGCATCGCCGCCGGCCTGCCCGCCTACGGCTCCTGCGCCGGCATGATCATGCTGGCCGACCGGATCGAGGGCGGCGTCGCCGGTCAAGAGACGGTCGGCGGCATGGACATCACGGTGCGGCGCAACGCGTTCGGCCGTCAGGTCGACTCGTTCGAGGCCGACCTCGACTTCCCGGCGCTCGGTACGGCCGTGCCACCATTTCGGGCCGTGTTCATCCGGGCGCCCTGGGTCGAGAAGGTCGGCGACGGCGTCGATGTGCTCGCGCGGGTGGCGTCGGGCGCGAGCGCGGGTAGGATCGTCGCGGTCCGTCAGGGGCCGTTGCTGGCCACGTCGTTCCACCCGGAACTGACGGCCGACGCGCGGGTGCACGCGCTCTTCCTCGACATCGTGAAGGAGGCTTGA